The Antennarius striatus isolate MH-2024 chromosome 20, ASM4005453v1, whole genome shotgun sequence genome includes a region encoding these proteins:
- the smpx gene encoding small muscular protein has product MSKPTSNVKALQANLNIPMGGLRPGAEHPVRRREETADTQEAPSPDQPGAAAQTPEEKKTFPGAVKLPGPAVDLSELQNVKSELRWVTKD; this is encoded by the exons ATGTCCAAACCGACATCCAACGTTAAGGCCCTCCAG GCTAATCTGAACATCCCGATGGGAGGTCTGCGTCCGGGGGCGGAGCATCctgtgaggaggagagaggagacagcagacacacaggag GCTCCATCACCGGACCAGCCCGGCGCCGCCGCTCAGACGCCGGAGGAGAAGAAGACGTTTCCGGGCGCCGTCAAACTACCCGGACCCGCCGTCGACCTATCAGAGCTGCAGAACGTCAAGAGCGAACTGCGATGGGTCACCAAGGATTAA
- the LOC137587777 gene encoding kelch-like protein 34 produces the protein MDTYALLYSSSQRTGLLSGFQQLRSQRKMCDVVLEAGGVSFPCHRALLASSSEYFWALFGETTAERFAGCISLPALTPEGLDAILDFLYSGWLSISQPALPAVLEAARYLQVAPAVSICERFITDGLTTENCCCYANLAEHHALSDALEAANQTIAMEMRTLLQESRDDLLRLNIQSLMTALDADEIPGVKELELIKLALDWLNANGPLPLLKSNQLLSHLRFGLVAPSDLTSLSHAHRAMATPLIRSQLTRAMEYHTLGSAQPIRQSKQSTLRASPNRVLLVGGGSNADWPEKQMLAFDPKSRKFSSLTSSLPLRLRNHCVCSVGGFLFLIGGEEVHEGDVDGKTSVTIATSNQVWRYDPRFDRWERVESMLERRAQFTCCVVEDVIYAIGGRQTRSDATATVSLGSIEFYDVATGVWRRGAAMPHPLYGHASAVLDNSIHVSGGLVGSVHGNNHDDNQHDHRETSREFWNLKGGVWEKRASMSIARFGHRLASANGHIYALLGMYEPFCDIEKYDSQSDHWTRLRPLLIGSFNYGVVPTGSGNLLVFGGRRWSDGQEVIVKSVLEYDTKKDRWREICQLPRPLTGTECTLLPLPD, from the coding sequence ATGGATACCTACGCCCTCCTCTACAGTTCTTCCCAAAGAACCGGACTTCTCTCCGGCTTCCAGCAGCTGCGATCTCAAAGGAAGATGTGCGATGTCGTCCTGGAGGCCGGCGGCGTGTCATTCCCTTGTCATCGCGCCCTTTTGGCCAGCTCCAGCGAGTATTTTTGGGCTCTGTTTGGAGAAACGACTGCAGAGAGATTTGCAGGTTGCATTAGCCTTCCTGCGCTAACGCCTGAAGGTTTGGATGCCATCCTGGACTTCCTGTATTCTGGCTGGCTCAGCATCTCCCAACCTGCACTTCCTGCAGTCTTGGAAGCGGCCAGGTACTTGCAAGTAGCGCCAGCTGTGTCGATATGCGAGCGCTTTATTACCGACGGATTGACCACCGAGAATTGCTGCTGCTACGCTAACCTAGCAGAGCACCACGCCCTCTCAGATGCACTCGAAGCGGCCAATCAAACCATCGCCATGGAGATGAGGACGTTGCTGCAGGAAAGCAGGGACGACCTCCTCAGGTTGAACATCCAATCCCTGATGACGGCGCTGGACGCTGATGAGATCCCCGGCGTCAAGGAATTGGAGCTCATCAAGCTAGCGCTGGATTGGCTGAATGCAAACGGGCCCCTCCCCCTactgaaatcaaatcaactACTGAGTCACTTGCGCTTCGGATTGGTCGCCCCCTCTGACCTCACCAGTCTCAGCCACGCCCACAGAGCCATGGCAACACCTCTGATCCGAAGTCAGTTGACTCGAGCGATGGAGTATCACACGCTTGGCtcggctcagccaatcagacaaaGCAAACAGTCTACGCTCAGGGCGTCGCCCAATCGCGTGCTACTGGTGGGCGGGGGATCCAACGCTGATTGGCCAGAAAAGCAGATGCTGGCGTTTGATCCTAAAAGCAGGAAGTTCTCATCTCTGACTTCCAGCCTACCGTTGCGTCTGAGGAATCACTGCGTGTGCTCGGTGGGCGGGTTCCTCTTCCTGATTGGAGGAGAAGAAGTCCACGAAGGAGACGTGGATGGGAAAACATCAGTCACCATAGCGACGTCCAACCAGGTGTGGCGGTACGATCCTCGATTTGACCGCTGGGAGAGGGTGGAGTCTATGTTGGAGAGGCGGGCACAGTTCACCTGCTGCGTGGTGGAGGACGTCATCTACGCCATCGGCGGTCGACAGACGCGATCGGACGCCACGGCAACCGTCTCCTTAGGTTCCATTGAGTTTTACGACGTGGCTACCGGAGTGTGGAGGAGGGGAGCGGCGATGCCACACCCCCTTTATGGACACGCCTCTGCTGTGCTTGACAACAGCATCCACGTGTCGGGAGGTCTTGTGGGTAGCGTCCACGGCAACAACCATGACGACAATCAGCATGACCATCGAGAGACCAGCAGGGAATTCTGGAACCTCAAAGGAGGAGTCTGGGAGAAGAGAGCGTCCATGTCCATCGCCAGGTTCGGTCACCGCCTGGCGTCCGCCAACGGTCACATCTACGCCCTGTTGGGAATGTACGAGCCTTTCTGCGATATCGAGAAGTACGATTCGCAGTCGGACCACTGGACCCGCCTCAGAccgcttctgattggctccttcAACTACGGGGTGGTTCCAACAGGGTCTGGGAATCTGCTGGTGTTtggagggaggaggtggagcgACGGGCAGGAGGTGATCGTCAAGAGTGTGTTGGAGTACGACACCAAGAAAGATCGTTGGAGGGAGATATGTCAACTCCCAAGACCCCTCACCGGCACCGAGTGCACCCTGCTGCCACTCCCGGACTAG